From a region of the Octopus sinensis linkage group LG18, ASM634580v1, whole genome shotgun sequence genome:
- the LOC115221817 gene encoding uncharacterized protein LOC115221817, protein MNSTNLDSFTDLHSSVHDGQDSDDCVSDENYDDDILFSDTPCFSFNKLFENTQTTKTENTDSIPNSVRKANDRWNQVYMDTNIHHKASKVRFAADEKLETKHLMLAWSYAYQAARKGEWVQIHIDSERFRCRIENTEQVLKPILDPSHRLKILALRKKYEHY, encoded by the exons ATGAATTCCACTAATTTAGACTCTTTTACTGATCTGCACAGCTCTGTTCATGATGGGCAGGATAGCGATGATTGTGTTAGTGATGAAAATTACGATGATGATATCTTGTTCTCTGATACCCCTTGCTTTTCTTTCAATAAACTGTTTGAAAATACTCAAactacaaaaactgaaaatacaGACTCCATTCCCAATTCCGTAAGAAAAGCCAACGACCGATGGAATCAAGTCTATATGGACACGAACATACATCATAAAGCTTCTAAG GTTCGTTTTGCTGCTGATGAGAAGTTAGAAACCAAGCACCTTATGCTTGCATGGAGCTATGCCTACCAAGCTGCCCGTAAAGGTGAATGGGTACAAATTCATATTGATTCAGAGAGGTTTCGATGTCGGATAGAAAACACTGAGCAAGTGTTGAAACCAATTTTAGATCCTTCTCACAGACTGAAGATCTTGGCTCTTCGGAAGAAATATGAACATTACTAA